GAGCTCGAAACCCCCTCCCTTTTTGCCGAAAAGAGGGTCCTTATCTGCGACTCCTATGAAGGAAAACAGTTACACCTGTCGGACGATCTTATCCTGGTCCTGACGAGTAAAAGTCCTACAGCGCTCACCAAAAAACTTGAAAAAGAGGGGGTCACCCTCGATCTTTCAGGGGAAAAGCCGTGGGATCGGAAACCCCGTCTCCAGCGGTGGCTTTTAGAGATTGCCCATGCGGGAGGAAAAAAGCTCGACCCCGCTGCTGCCGCCTACCTTTTAGAGTTTTCCCCCGAGGCTTTTGCCCCCCTTGTGAGCGAGGTTGAAAAAGCGCTGGTCTACACCGGCGATGAAAAAGAGGTGACCCTCCAAGCTGTAAAGACGATCGCCACCCTTGACCCCAAGCAAAATGGGTGGCAGCTTTCCGAGGCGGCTGTCTGGGGCGGTCCTGCCCTTTTAGACGATACCGATCTCTACTCCCTTGTCGGGCAACTCCGTTACCAGCTTGCACTCGGCCTTCAGGTTGCGGAAGGGAAACCGGCGAAAGGCTCTCCCAAAAAGATCGATAAGATCCGGGCTAAGGGACTTCAAGCTTCCTTTTATCGGGAGGGGTTCCAAGACCTTTTTGAGCTCGAGATGAAGCTCCGCTCGAACATCTCCAACCAAGCGCTCCTTTTCGATCATTTCCGCGCTAAACTTGCAGCGAGGCGAGATGGATAACGGACTCTACTTACTTCCTAACTTTTTGGGGGAGGAGCTCGAACCACAAGCCTTTTTTCCCCGCGCTGTCGAGGAGGTGGTCCCCACTCTCGATGGGCTGATCGCTGAAAGTGAGAAGGGGGCACGCCGTTTTCTTAAACAGTTTCACCCCTCCTTCCGCGAGGTGCCGATCCTCCTTCTTAACGAACACACCGATACAATCGACACCCTCCTCGCCCCCCTCCAAAAAGGGGAGCGGTGGGGGCTTATTTCCGACGCAGGATTGCCCGTCCTTGCAGACCCAGGCGCCCGCCTGATCCGCCGCCTCCACTCCCTTAACATCCCCGTCCAGACCTTCCCGGGCCCTTCCTCTCTCATCTATGCCCTCCAGCTCTCTGGCCTTTCCGCCCAAAACTTCACCTTCCATGGCTATCCCCCCCGCGACCTCAAAGCGCTTAAGGAAAAACTTCGCACCCTTCCCAAAAATCAGACCCATCTCTTTATCGAAGCGCCCTACCGGACCGACAAATTTCTCCAAACGCTCATCGGGGGACTTCAAGATGAAACCGACCTTTCGGTTGCCTGGAACCTCACCCTCCCCACCCAAGGAGTCCGCACCGACAAGATCGCCAAGTGGAAGAAAAAAGGACTTTCCCTAGGAAAGGTTCCTGCTGTCTTTGTCATAGCCTCAGTACACGACAATTTTTTGAAGGTGAAGGGCAAGCGAGGCAAAACCAGATTTTCTTGAATGACGA
Above is a genomic segment from Candidatus Neptunochlamydia vexilliferae containing:
- a CDS encoding SAM-dependent methyltransferase, translating into MDNGLYLLPNFLGEELEPQAFFPRAVEEVVPTLDGLIAESEKGARRFLKQFHPSFREVPILLLNEHTDTIDTLLAPLQKGERWGLISDAGLPVLADPGARLIRRLHSLNIPVQTFPGPSSLIYALQLSGLSAQNFTFHGYPPRDLKALKEKLRTLPKNQTHLFIEAPYRTDKFLQTLIGGLQDETDLSVAWNLTLPTQGVRTDKIAKWKKKGLSLGKVPAVFVIASVHDNFLKVKGKRGKTRFS
- a CDS encoding DNA polymerase III subunit delta, coding for MKYLKMDPFQKHLDEALPDHPSPVYFVCIADADERRFVAERIVKSLGLPTQWCDGETFSRELETPSLFAEKRVLICDSYEGKQLHLSDDLILVLTSKSPTALTKKLEKEGVTLDLSGEKPWDRKPRLQRWLLEIAHAGGKKLDPAAAAYLLEFSPEAFAPLVSEVEKALVYTGDEKEVTLQAVKTIATLDPKQNGWQLSEAAVWGGPALLDDTDLYSLVGQLRYQLALGLQVAEGKPAKGSPKKIDKIRAKGLQASFYREGFQDLFELEMKLRSNISNQALLFDHFRAKLAARRDG